The DNA segment CACCACGAGGACGAAGCCGGGAGTGCGTGCGAGGGTCCGCAGCGAGAAACGGACGTCGCGACGGACATCGTCGAACCAGGTCAGTCCGCGGGCATCGCGCACTTCGTCCTTGGCGTGTTCCATCCTGCCAAACTCCTGCTCGGCCAGGGCACGAGCTGCATTGGGGGTCATGCCGCGCTCGATATTGCGCGCGGTCTGCATTTCGAGGTGGAAGCGGAGCTCGTCATCGAGATCCTGCTCGAAGCGTCGGCGCCGAAAGAGATTGCGCAGGGTCATCGGTTTCCCCTCACACCGGCTGGAGGACCCAGTGCACCGCCTTGGCGAACTGGGTCCACGTGTGAGTCTCGCGCACCAGCTGCTTGCGCCCGACCGTGGTGAGCCGGTAGAACTTGGCCCTCCGATTATTGGTCGAGATCCCCCATTCCGATTCGATCCACCCCTGCTCCTCTAGCCGGTGCAGCGCAGGGTAGAGCGAACCCTGGTTCACTGTGAGGATCTCGCGCGACCGGTCCTGGATCTGCTGGGCCACGCCCCAGCCATGGTCCGGGCCACGACTCAGCGTCTGCAGGATCAGCAGGGCGAGGGTTCCCTGAAGGAGTTCGGCGGCGGATTCGGGCATCGGAGGTCTCCCACGGTGCGAGGTGATCTCCTGTAGACGGATGAGGGGAGGAAAGGGTTGCAGAACAGAGAAGGGAGAAGCGACAAGGGAGAAGCGGGGGACCCCTGCACCCTTCACCCTTCACCCTTCTCCCTTCTCCCTTCTCCCTCATTGGTATCCGATTTTGCGGTATCTTAGGTCTCGCCCCTCAAACTCGGAGTTCCGCATGCGCCGCCTGGCCGTCGTCCTGTCTGCTACCCTGCTGATCGCCTGTGCCAAGAAGGAGCCGGAGCCGGCCCCGGCCCCACCGGCCGCCGAGCCGGCCGCACCGCCGCCGGCCCCGCCGCCGGTCGACCTCAATGCCGTTGCCGGCACCTGGGATATGAAGACGATGTCGGCGACCAGCGATAGCGCCCTCGTCAACTACACCGTGGTGGCGTCGGCCGATACCGCCGGCTGGATGCTCAACCTCCCCAAGCGGAAGCCGATGAAGCTCTCGATCATGGTCATGGGTGACAGCGTGATGTCGACCGGGCCGGAGTATGAAAGCGTGTTGCGCAAGGGCGTGAAGGTCCGGACCAATTCGACCTTCCACTTCGTCGGCGACAAGGTCACCGGCACCACAGTCGCGCATTACAACATCAAGGGCGCCGACTCGCTGGTGAACCTGCGCGTTGAGGGAACCAGGAAGCCGAAGTAAGGAACAGAGACTAGAGATTGGAGACTAGTGATTAGAGCTGAAGCACTCAGGCCGGCATCGCGTTCCGATGCCGGCCTTTGTGTTGTCACTAGTCTCTAATCTCTAGTCTCTAGTCTCTGTTCACGGCACCAACCCCTTCGCCCCATCTCCGAGACTCGCAACGAGCAGGACCAGCATCTTCGTCGCGGGCAGCGCACTCGGCCAATCAGCCCATTCGGTGACGGTATGCCCATTGGCCCCATACGCACGGCCGACGGCAATACTCGGAATCTTCCGCACCACACCCGGGTTCGCATCGGTGGCGCCACTCGCGACCGCCTCCGCGGCCCCCGGCATCCCGACACTGATACCAAGAGCACGCTGAATATCGACCGCTGTCTGCACCAATGGATGGGCGCGCGCCCCCGCGAGCATCGCGGTCGTCCCGCCCGCCTGATTGCGCGTGTCGATTTCCACACGGAAGCCGACCTTCTCCTTCTCCGCCGCAGAGCGGGCGATCTGCTCGATGCGACGATCAAGCGAATCGAGCAGCACCGGGTCGGGGGAGCGCAAGTCGACGGTGAAGTAGAGCTCCTGCGGGATGCCGTTGAAGATCACCCCGCCGTGCACCTGCCCGATGTTCATGACGGCGCCTTCGGAGAGCGGCGGGAACTGCAACCGGTAGAGCTCATCGACGGCAGTTGCCAGCGCCTTGACCGGCGTCGGCTTTCCCCGCGAGAGCAGCGTGTGCGACCCTGGCGACGTGTAGAAATACCTGGTCCAGTAGATGCCGAGGGCGCCATAGCTCACCGGCCCGAGGCCACCGTCAATAGCGATGAGCAGGTCAGGACGCGGATTGTGCTTGAGCCAGTAGTCCATCCCGCGGATCCCGATCTCCTCCTGCACGGTGCCAATGAAGATCAGATCGCCCCTGGTCACCAGCTTCGCCGCATTGAGCGCGCGGATCGTGGCGAGCATATTGGCCACGCTCGCACTGTTGTCCCACACGCCAGGGGCATGCAGAGTGTCCCCTGAGCGCCGCACCTTGAGCGAGATGTCGAGGTCGTGCACGATATCCATGTGGGCAGCGAAGGCAATGGTCGGCCCGCCGCCGCTTCCCTTCCTGATGCCAGTCACATTGCCGAGTGAATCGACGCTGACCCGCAGCCCCTCGGCCAGCATCGCCTTGCGCACGTACTCGCCGCGCTGCTGTTCGTGCCGCGACTTCCCCACCATTTCGGTAATCGCGACCCACTCATCCACCTGCTTCGGGAAGCCCTGCTCGAGATGCTTGAACGCGGCCTTCACGTCAGCGCGAGCGAGGATCGACGGATTCCAGGCCGAGGGGTAGCTCGGCTCCTGGGCGGGCAGGGTCGTGGCGGCAAGCGTGGCGATGCAGAGAAGCGTGCGCAGCATGAGCACCTGAGGGGGAGAAGGGTACTAGAGACTAGAGACTAGCGACTAGAGAAGGGCCAAAGTGTTGTCATCCTGAGCGAAGCTCGCGCAGCGAGCGGAGTCGAAGGAGCCACGCTCAGTCCCGGAGATTAATCTGTCGCCCAGGATGCAACTTGGTAAGGCGGGCCCAAGGGATGATATTTCGGTCATCCCACGACATGTCCGGAGCCGCAATGCGTCGCAGCTGCACCCTCCTCACCCTGATAGCGCTGGGTATCGCGCCGGCCGGCGCGCAGTCCTTCGCTCCGGTCGACCTGGAAGCAGCGAAAGCGCTGATCGCACGCGTAGTCCCCGGGAAGGCCAGCGGATTTGTCGTCGCCATGATTCCCGATTCTTCAGGTCATGATGTCTTCGAGGTGGAGAACAGCGGCGGGAAGATCGCGCTGCGTGGCAGCAGTGGTGTCGCCATCGCCTCGGCGCTCAACTGGTACCTCGAGCAGGTCGCGGGCGTGAACGTCTCGCTTCCGCTCAAGCCGATTCACCTCGCGGGCCCGCTGAAGCCGGTGCCACGGAAGGTGCGCCAGAGCACCCAGTTCCTGCTGCGCTACTTCTTCAACTACTGCACCTTCTCCTATTCGATGGCGTGGTGGGACTGGGCGGACTGGCAACGGATGATCGACTGGATGGCGCTCAAGGGAATCAACATGCCCCTCGCCGTGACCGGTCAGGAGGCCGTCTGGCGCGCAACCTTGCGTGACGTGGGTTTCAGCCGCGATCAGATCGCCGCGTTCCTGGTCGGCCCCGCCTACCTGCCGTGGGGATGGATGGGCAACATCGATGGACTCGGCGGCCCGCTCCCCGATTCGTGGATCGACAGCCATATCACCCTCGAACGACAAATCCTGGCGCGTGAGCGCTCCCTCGGGATGAAGCCGGTCCTGCAAGGATTCACGGGGCACGTCCCCGAGGCGATCAAGCAGGTGTTCCCTGCGGCGAAGATCCATCGCACGGGCGACTGGTCGGCCGGCTTCTCGGGCACCTGGTTCCTCGATCCGCTCGATCCACTCTTCCAGCGCATCGGGAAGCGCTTCATCGAGCGGCAGAGGGAACTCTTCGGCACCGATCATCTCTATGCTGCGGATCCGTTCAACGAGATTGATCCGCCGTCGAACGACTCGACCTTTCTCGCTGGCATGGGCCGCACCATCTACAACTCGATGCATTCGGGCGACCCCGACGCGACCTGGATCCTGCAGGGATGGTTCCTCTACTACCAGGCGAAGTTCTGGCAGGAGCCACAGGCCCGTGCCCTCCTCGGCGCGGTTCCCGACGACCGGATGATCGTGCTCGATCTCTGGGGCGATCGCCACCCGGTGTGGCAGAAGCGCCAGGCCTTCTACGGCAAGCCGTGGATCTGGAACGTGCTCTACAATTTCGGCGGCAAGGTCAGTGTCAACGGCGATCTGCCGAGCATCGCGACGAATCTCGACAGCGCCCTCGCGAGCCCGGCCAAGGGGAAGCTCAGCGGCCTCGGAATGATGATGGAGGGGCTCGGGGTGAACCCGATTGTCCCCGATTTCGTGATGGACCAGACGTGGCGATCCCGGGTACCGGCCATCGAGGGGTGGACGCGGGAATACGTCGCGCGACGCTATGGCAAGGCGAATACCGCCGCGTGGTCAGCGTGGCAACTCCTGCTCGGCACGGCATTCAAATCGCCAGCGCAGACCGGGAACTTTCTCGCGGAGCGGCCAGGGTTCTATTCGAAGGGGAGCGCGTATCGCACCGAGCCCGTGGCGCCGTACGATGGCAAGCTTCTGGAACAGGCGCTCGACTCGCTGCTGAGCGCCGCACCACAGCTCGGCGCGAACGATGCCTATCGCTACGATCTGGTGAACCTGGCACGACAGGTCCTGGGGCAACGCGGCATCACCTACGTGAACCGCGTTGAGAGTGCCTTCAACAAGCGCGATCGCGCGGCACTACTCGCGGCAGAGCACGACATCACCACGCTGCTGCGCGACCTCGATGCCCTCGTCGGGACGCGCGAGGAATTTCTCCTGGGCAAGTGGATTGCGGATGCCAGGCGCTGGGGCAGCACCGATGCCGAGCGACACCTCTACGAATGGAACGCACGGAACATCATCACCCTC comes from the Gemmatimonadota bacterium genome and includes:
- a CDS encoding M20/M25/M40 family metallo-hydrolase, which encodes MLRTLLCIATLAATTLPAQEPSYPSAWNPSILARADVKAAFKHLEQGFPKQVDEWVAITEMVGKSRHEQQRGEYVRKAMLAEGLRVSVDSLGNVTGIRKGSGGGPTIAFAAHMDIVHDLDISLKVRRSGDTLHAPGVWDNSASVANMLATIRALNAAKLVTRGDLIFIGTVQEEIGIRGMDYWLKHNPRPDLLIAIDGGLGPVSYGALGIYWTRYFYTSPGSHTLLSRGKPTPVKALATAVDELYRLQFPPLSEGAVMNIGQVHGGVIFNGIPQELYFTVDLRSPDPVLLDSLDRRIEQIARSAAEKEKVGFRVEIDTRNQAGGTTAMLAGARAHPLVQTAVDIQRALGISVGMPGAAEAVASGATDANPGVVRKIPSIAVGRAYGANGHTVTEWADWPSALPATKMLVLLVASLGDGAKGLVP
- a CDS encoding alpha-N-acetylglucosaminidase, with the protein product MRRSCTLLTLIALGIAPAGAQSFAPVDLEAAKALIARVVPGKASGFVVAMIPDSSGHDVFEVENSGGKIALRGSSGVAIASALNWYLEQVAGVNVSLPLKPIHLAGPLKPVPRKVRQSTQFLLRYFFNYCTFSYSMAWWDWADWQRMIDWMALKGINMPLAVTGQEAVWRATLRDVGFSRDQIAAFLVGPAYLPWGWMGNIDGLGGPLPDSWIDSHITLERQILARERSLGMKPVLQGFTGHVPEAIKQVFPAAKIHRTGDWSAGFSGTWFLDPLDPLFQRIGKRFIERQRELFGTDHLYAADPFNEIDPPSNDSTFLAGMGRTIYNSMHSGDPDATWILQGWFLYYQAKFWQEPQARALLGAVPDDRMIVLDLWGDRHPVWQKRQAFYGKPWIWNVLYNFGGKVSVNGDLPSIATNLDSALASPAKGKLSGLGMMMEGLGVNPIVPDFVMDQTWRSRVPAIEGWTREYVARRYGKANTAAWSAWQLLLGTAFKSPAQTGNFLAERPGFYSKGSAYRTEPVAPYDGKLLEQALDSLLSAAPQLGANDAYRYDLVNLARQVLGQRGITYVNRVESAFNKRDRAALLAAEHDITTLLRDLDALVGTREEFLLGKWIADARRWGSTDAERHLYEWNARNIITLWGTKCTEGQNDDLNLYAFKEWEGMFSGYFLPRWEAFFAALNHSLDTGTPFDRKPFASAMCDWEQRWSKGSAPFATMTKGDEIAMTRALWRKYR
- a CDS encoding PadR family transcriptional regulator encodes the protein MPESAAELLQGTLALLILQTLSRGPDHGWGVAQQIQDRSREILTVNQGSLYPALHRLEEQGWIESEWGISTNNRRAKFYRLTTVGRKQLVRETHTWTQFAKAVHWVLQPV